A region from the Drosophila ananassae strain 14024-0371.13 chromosome 2L, ASM1763931v2, whole genome shotgun sequence genome encodes:
- the LOC123257415 gene encoding uncharacterized protein LOC123257415, protein MQFFHDRSVDKEVNSAVSAKASGFYDYMETFECVFHLNMMIEIFDRVEILNKDLQNSNLCVIESYDKIQPVSDVLNASRDAKFNEIWSKSIEAAAGLELSEPQIPRRRKIPKHLETLEQGKAENFEFKKPIEFFRKSYFEVFDQLISSLNNRFENDSARFFKMLERFAVGQPVDINEIVKHYKNDFDKDRLLSDRNMFLQLVKRQNEHTNNLREVVDFLKKYEWMRGLVPEFVRFVRLLITIPGSSCSNERSFSVLRRVKTYLRSTISQYRLNNVAILHVYRETTDKLDLDELLNEFISKNAKRSSVFALRK, encoded by the coding sequence ATGCAATTTTTCCATGACCGTTCTGTGGATAAAGAAGTCAACAGCGCCGTATCAGCAAAAGCGTCAGGGTTTTATGACTACATGGAGACATTTGAGTGCGTGTTTCACTTGAATATGATGATAGAAATTTTCGATCGCGTGGAGATATTAAACAAAGATTTGCAAAATTCGAATCTTTGCGTCATCGAATCATATGATAAAATACAACCAGTTTCCGACGTTCTGAACGCTTCACGTGATGCTAAGTTCAATGAAATTTGGAGCAAGAGCATTGAAGCTGCTGCTGGCCTTGAACTAAGCGAGCCACAAATTCCACGTCGTCGAAAAATCCCAAAACATCTCGAGACTCTTGAGCAAGGCAAAGCGGAGaactttgaatttaaaaaaccaaTCGAGTTTTTCAGAAAATCTTACTTTGAAGTTTTCGATCAATTGATTTCGTCTCTAAATAATCGATTCGAAAATGATTCTGCgcgattttttaaaatgttggAAAGATTTGCAGTAGGTCAGCCAGTAGATATCAATGAAATCGTGAAGCATTATAAGAATGATTTTGACAAGGACAGGTTACTCAGTGATAGAAATATGTTTTTGCAACTTGTGAAAAGGCAGAATGAACACACAAATAATCTGAGGGAAGTTGTAGATTTCTTGAAGAAATACGAATGGATGAGAGGGCTTGTTCCAGAGTTTGTGCGATTCGTTCGTCTGCTAATTACAATACCAGGGTCATCCTGTTCAAATGAAAGAAGTTTTTCGGTTCTTCGCAGGGTGAAAACTTATTTAAGATCAACAATATCGCAATATCGACTGAATAACGTAGCAATCTTACATGTTTATCGCGAAACTACCGACAAACTTGATTTGGATGAATTGTTAAATGAATTCATTTCGAAAAATGCTAAACGGAGCTCTGTATTTGCGTTGCGCAAATGA
- the LOC6500280 gene encoding uncharacterized protein LOC6500280, with protein sequence MKVYKQKLRDVWLQMPEFKPWLRRDPDDSYRAHCKFCKCGVNTKICDLRAHALTKKHIKRSLELGIEIKPNLNDLDETSEGLSYNSNTQYKIKTKPATIKREKPRTSDTVSKSQTSLDYEQIIENLALYEPEQVMFSNCLLTGTEQIIEEEGEVPSGAIFDEEMINKAVANALRNQKDSPQIFGDFVADRLRHMNNDASEFAKDKIMKILLEAASIDRAPTYN encoded by the exons ATGAAAGTTTATAAACAAAAGCTACGAGATGTTTGGCTTCAGATGCCAGAATTTAAACCATGGTTGCGCCGTGACCCAGATGACTCATATAGAGCGCATTGTAAGTTCTGCAAGTGCGGCGTCAACACTAAGATCTGCGATTTGCGAGCCCATGCGCTGACGAAAAAACACATAAAACGGAGCTTAGAACTAGGCATAGAAATTAAACCTAATCTG aaCGATCTGGACGAGACATCCGAAGGCCTGTCCTATAACTCCAACACCCAATATAAGATTAAAACTAAGCCTGCGACAATTAAGCGAGAGAAGCCAAGAACATCAGATACTGTCAGTAAATCTCAGACATCCCTAGATTACGagcaaattattgaaaatctAGCACTCTACGAGCCCGAGCAGGTTATGTTCTCCAATTGTTTATTAACTGGGACGGAGCAAATTATTGAAGAAGAGGGCGAGGTACCATCGGGTGCCATATTTGATGAAGAGATGATCAACAAGGCGGTAGCTAATGCCCTTAGGAACCAAAAGGATTCACCGCAGATTTTTGGCGATTTTGTGGCGGACCGACTGCGCCATATGAACAACGATGCCTCCGAGTTCGCCAAagataaaattatgaaaattttgCTTGAGGCAGCTTCTATCGATAGAGCTCCTACATACAATTAA
- the LOC6500282 gene encoding RNA-binding protein 34 translates to MIIYKLTNTRKTKIYQKTERIMPKMDSKLSPRKTPKQNTNNGTGKIAETHSKSVVTDRPNNLSAKDMAKITKKKAKKQAQKLKKQQNKLKNNINVKGVIPEKPDVIKKEYKRDPATDEATVFVGNLPINTKRVQLVRLFQPYGVVQSIRLRTAGGKQLFKHKQRKEAGSLNAYVVLQTPQIAESALALNGFEFKDNHLRVTPAKKVKRDGSEEVNEGDSKNTVFVGNLKYSTNEKMLHDIFSSCGVIDYIRCLRDGEKGCKGVAYVCFKNSDSVGLALELNQTLLDDRPINVERYLNKKLGAKQKRDAASSTSVKSENKRRNSEGAKKRLDKKQKNNNIKQANEGQQKKSNYRGVKVGSVTKAKSPRKKKNHRLNDLAKKIAPKIKN, encoded by the exons ATGATAATATATAAACTGACAAACAcgcgaaaaacaaaaatttatcaaaaaacGGAACGTATAATGCCTAAGATGGACTCAAAGCTAAGCCCAAGGAAAACGCCAAAGCAAAATACTAACAACGGAACGGGTAAAATAGCAGAAACCCATTCTAAATCTGTGGTTACGGATAGACCAAATAATTTGTCGGCAAAAGACATGGCCAAGATAACGAAAAAGAAGGCTAAAAAACAAgcccaaaaattgaaaaagcagcaaaataagttaaaaaataacattAATGTAAAAGGCGTTATTCCAGAGAAGCCAG atgttataaaaaaggaatacaaaCGGGACCCTGCCACAGATGAAGCCACAGTTTTTGTAGGAAATTTGCCTATTAACACTAAGAGAGTACAATTAGTACGACTATTTCAACCCTATGGCGTTGTCCAATCGATAAGGCTGAGAACTGCCGGAGGAAAGCAACTTTTTAAACACAAGCAGCGTAAAGAAGCGGGCTCTTTAAACGCATATGTTGTGCTCCAAACTCCCCAAATTGCCGAGAGTGCATTAGCCTTGAACGGTTTCGAATTTAAAGACAACCACCTGAGAGTAACACCagcaaaaaaagttaaaagagATGGGTCCGAAGAAGTTAATGAAGGAGATTCAAAGAACACCGTTTTTGTTGGAAACCTTAAATACT CTACCAACGAAAAAATGTTACACGACATTTTTTCAAGCTGTGGAGTTATTGACTATATCCGTTGCCTTCGCGACGGCGAAAAGGGCTGCAAGGGCGTGGCATATGTCTGTTTTAAAAATTCAGACTCCGTTGGCCTAGCCTTGGAACTAAATCAAACCCTTTTAGATGATAGGCCTATTAATGTAGAACGTTATTTGAACAAAAAATTGGGCGCTAAGCAAAAACGCGACGCTGCTTCATCGACGTCTGTCAAATCAGAGAACAAACGGCGAAATTCAGAGGGAGCGAAGAAAAGGTTGGATAAAAagcagaaaaataataatatcaaGCAGGCTAATGAAGGCCAGCAAAAAAAGTCGAATTATCGAGGTGTCAAGGTAGGCTCAGTTACGAAAGCTAAGAGCCCTaggaaaaagaaaaatcatcgcctaaacgatctggcaaaaaaaatagctccaaaaataaagaattaa